The window CTTTTTCCGCATCTCGCGGTTTTTCAGCCGCTGCAGCTTTTGCTTCAAATTTGTAATTCAAGAAGAACTCAAAATGTTCTTTTAATATTTGAGCTGCAAGATTCAAGCTATCTTCTGGTGTTATCGAGCCATCAGTAGTAATCTCAAGAGTTAACCTTTCGAGATTATCTCGATTAGCATAACGAATTGTTTCAACGGTATAGTTTACATTTTTCACTGGAGTAAAAATACTATCGATTGGAATCACACCAATTGTAAATTCTGGACTTTTGTTTTCTTCAGCAGGAACATAACCTATTCCCTGTCCGAACCACAACTCCATCGTGAAGTTAGCAGTCTTTCCAAGTGTAGCAATGTGTGCGTCAGGATTTAATACTTCGATATCGTTAGTCTGTTTTTGAATATCACCAGCTTTAAATTCGCCTGGACCTTTAATTTTTAATGTAATTTTATTTGCACGATTGTTGAGAATTTTAATTCTGACCTGCTTAAGATTCAAAATAATTTCAGTTACATCCTCTTTAACACCTTCAATTGTGCTGTACTCGTGGAGGATGTTATCTATTTTAATTGCTTTAAAGGCAGCGCCTGGAATTGATGAAATAAGGACTCGCCTTAAAGCATTTCCAACGGTAATACCATAACCTCTCTCAAGTGGTTGAATCACAAACTTCCCATAACTTGGAGAATAAGAGGTCTGATCTAAAGTAATCTTTTCAGGTAATTGCAATAATGATAAACTCATCTTTTCAACCTTTCCTAAGGTTATTGATTATTTAGAATACAATTCAACTATTAACTGTTCATTTGCATTTAAAGGAATATCAGCTCTTTCAGGAATATGCAAGAAAGTGCCTGATAGAGTAGCTTTATCAATTTGTAACCAGGGATATGTACCCTCTTTAACTCTTTTTAGTGAGTTATGTATTATATCAAGAGCCTTGCTCTTTTCTTTAATGGAAACGACCTGTCCTGGTTTTAATAAATAAGAAGGTATATCAACAATTTTTCCATCCACCAAGATATGTCTATGACGGACAAGTTGTCTTGCTGCTTTTCTTGATGGAGCAAAACCTAATCGAAAAACTACATTATCTAATCTTCTTTCAAGAAGTTTGATGAGATTTTCACCCGTACGACCTTTTTGTTTCAGGGCTTTTTCAAAATAGTTTTTGAATTGTCTTTCAAGAAGCCCGTAGATTCTTTTAACTTTTTGTTTTTCTCTTAATTGAATTCCATATTCACTTATCTTCGTTCTTCGAGAAGTACCATGTTGTCCTGGAGGATAATTCTTTTTCTCCAGAGGACATTTCTCGGTGTAACATTTCGTTCCCTTTAAGAACAACTTTTGTCTTTCTCGTCTACATAATTTACAAACAGCGTCGTGATAAACTGCCATTTACTTTTTCTCCAAAATAATTATACTCTTCTTCTTTTAGGTGGTCTGCAACCGTTATGAGGAATTGGTGTAATGTCTTTTATAGATTCAATCTGCAAACCGACATTTGCAAGTGCTCTTATTGCAGCTTCTCTACCAGCACCTGGTCCTTTAATCAACACATCAACTTTTCTAACTCCTGCATCATACGCTTCTTTAGCTGCTGCTTCAGCGGTTACTTGAGCTGCATATGGTGTATTCTTTTTAGAACCTCTAAATCCATTTCTACCAGCAGATGACCAGGCAATGGTATTTCCATAAATATCAGTGATAGTAACAATAA is drawn from Ignavibacteria bacterium and contains these coding sequences:
- the rpsD gene encoding 30S ribosomal protein S4; translated protein: MAVYHDAVCKLCRRERQKLFLKGTKCYTEKCPLEKKNYPPGQHGTSRRTKISEYGIQLREKQKVKRIYGLLERQFKNYFEKALKQKGRTGENLIKLLERRLDNVVFRLGFAPSRKAARQLVRHRHILVDGKIVDIPSYLLKPGQVVSIKEKSKALDIIHNSLKRVKEGTYPWLQIDKATLSGTFLHIPERADIPLNANEQLIVELYSK
- the rpsK gene encoding 30S ribosomal protein S11 → MAKTQKKSKKKIHIDPKGVAHIQATFNNVIVTITDIYGNTIAWSSAGRNGFRGSKKNTPYAAQVTAEAAAKEAYDAGVRKVDVLIKGPGAGREAAIRALANVGLQIESIKDITPIPHNGCRPPKRRRV
- a CDS encoding DNA-directed RNA polymerase subunit alpha codes for the protein MSLSLLQLPEKITLDQTSYSPSYGKFVIQPLERGYGITVGNALRRVLISSIPGAAFKAIKIDNILHEYSTIEGVKEDVTEIILNLKQVRIKILNNRANKITLKIKGPGEFKAGDIQKQTNDIEVLNPDAHIATLGKTANFTMELWFGQGIGYVPAEENKSPEFTIGVIPIDSIFTPVKNVNYTVETIRYANRDNLERLTLEITTDGSITPEDSLNLAAQILKEHFEFFLNYKFEAKAAAAEKPRDAEKERIRKILKMSIEELELSVRAYNSLRGANINTIADLVKREENELLRFRNFGRKSLDEIREKIQNLGLQFGMDVDKYLEDEKE